In Candidatus Electrothrix scaldis, the genomic window CTGCTGCATCTTGGTGATTAATTCATCAACCTTTGCCTGAATACTCGCAGTGTTTATCTGCGCTGCTGCTGCGGCAGGGCTGGAGAATATTGCTGTGGCTGTCAGTACGACACACAGTTTGAGCATTAAGTTTTTCATCTTTCTTCCTCTGTTTAAGGTATAATTTTACGAAACAATATTATTCATCTCGTTGCGGATTAGGGCTTTTGTCTTGGTTGTCCTTTTTCCGGCAAAGCAGATAAATGTATACTGCAAGTGACAGGATGACGACGGTGTTGACAAGGACGATGAAAAGTTTCATCGTGTTATCAGCAGTTCGGATATCTGCTGTCAGTGGTGGAGCACGTTGCCTTCGTCAATGGATTGTTGGGAGCATTCCCTGATTCTTAATTATTGACATGCATTTTTTAACAAGAGATAATAAAGTGTTGGCTAATATTTGATCGTTTTTAAATTCTTCCATCGGGAGCATCATGGGACGAGCCTTGGCAATATCAAATTTTTTTTTCATCCCCTATTGAAAGGGACTGGCGAAGTGAACTGCTCATTTTTTTGAGTGAACGTTTGACTCGTATAGAAACTGCCGTTGGTGAATTCGCCATGCTTGATGAGATCACAAAGTCTATTTTTGAAAATAAATCTGAGATATTGGGGGCGATTGCCCTTGAAATCGCCCGCAAGAAACATCGACATCTTTTTGAACAGGTATACATCGACTGCCCTAAATGTTCTCACCGCCTGAAAACAAGAGGAGATAAAAGCCGGAAGGTAGAGACAGCCATCGGTAGTTTCGAGCTGTTACGTCCTTATTTTTACTGTTCTGATTGTCATTACGGTTTTTATCCGGTTGATCGGGCCTTGGGCCTGTCAACCGATACCAAGCAGTTTGATGTACAGGATATAGAAGCCTGGTTGGCCAGTGAGCTGCCTTTTGAAACCGCCGAAGAAGCTTATAAACGTTGTACCGGCAACATAGCTGGAAAACATCACATACATGAAGTTACTCAGGCTGTTACCGAAAACCTTGATGTGTTGGATGTATGTCCGAGTCGGGATGAACTGCTGATGCGGCTTGAAAGTTTTGCTGCTGACAAATTCAGGCGACCGGTTCTCATGCTTGCGCTGGACGGTGCGCATGTTCCCCTCCGGCCCGAGCCTTCTCCACGCTCTGGAAAACGTGGTAAAGGAAACTGGAAAGAATCAAAGGGGTTCAGGTTTTATTTTGTTGATTCTGAAAGGATCATTCATTTAATCAGCTGGCACCAAGTGCAGTCTGATAAGGAACTGGCTAACGCACTTCAGGCAATAAAAGATGCTGATTTCTTTCCTGAAGAACGAGTTCGACTCTGTGTTATCGGTGACGGTGCGCCCTGGATCTGGAACAGAATAAAGGAACTCTATCCTGATGCGAAAGAGATCCTGGATTATTATCACTGTGCTGAACACTTACATGAGCTTGCCCATGCTCAATACGGTAAAGGCAGTGTAAAAGCGCGGGAATGGGTTGAAGCGACCCTGGTCCGACTTTTTCATAATCAGGTGAAAGCCGTCATGAACGGACTGAAGCGGATGAAGGCCAAAACCGATGATGCCGCCGAAAAAATCACTTCTTTACGTAACTATCTTTTCGAACATCGAAAAAGGGTCAATTACGGGGCCGCCCGTCGAGGTGGATATCGTATCGGCAGTGGGGCCATTGAAAGTGCCAATAAATTTATCGGTCATGTTCGCTTGAAACGATCAGGGGCCTGGTGGTATCGCAGCTTCGCCAATAATATCTTAAAACTCAGATGTGCTAAATATAACGGCACATATGATCGTATTATTGAAAAATATAAAGAAAGAAAACGGGCTGAAATTTATCCGCCTTTAACATCGTTTTGATTTTAAGAATTAGGGAATGCTCCCTGGATTGTTTGCGTCCTCGGTAGTGTTGTTGGCCACATTGATCGCCCCTGGATCAGAGAGTAAGCCGCTCATGATGAAAGGCTGCATATCCTGCTGAAGCGGGCTGGTAGCCATCCGCTGTGCCATCATCCTTTCCTGCACCATACTTGCCACTGCAGGGTCGGAAGATATCACCCGAATGGTTTCCTCAATCCTCTTCGCCATTGCCTGGTTGATACGCTCCTGGATATCTGCGTCAAGGAAGGGGCTCTCCCCGGAAACAACCACCTTTATGGGCTGCAAGGCCCGACATTCCAAACAGGTTGCAACGACAGTTTCCCGCTTTCTTACAGCGGTGTTCTCTTTGATAGCACCACTTATTTGGGTCATCATGCTGTTCTGTATTTCTTGGAGCACTGGTTGACTGGACACATTCCCTGCTGTCACATTGTTCGCCATATTGTTCGCCATATTGTTCGCCATATTGTTGATGTTTGCTTCAAGCGCTCTGGTAATGGTCTCTGTCATCAGGTTTTGTGTCTCTGAGCCGAAGTCTGCTGCTCTTGCAGAACCTGTAAGAAAGATAATGGTTAATACTGCTGTTACGAAAAGATGTCCTGTGTTGTTCTTCATGTTCTTCATTTTGCTTACTCCTATGTTTAAGGGGTTAATCCTCCTTTTTGTTTTTGTTGCCGCCTACAATAACCTACCTGGAATTAATGGAGGATGAACAGAAGATGACCGGAACATGAAATAAGGCTTTTTATTCTGGAAAAATGCTGTGGAAAAAGTACTCACTTCTGGGAAGATAGGAAAGGGATGGGTCTGTGAGTACTGGGGATAAGAGAGATGGTAAAGGGAGGGCAGAGGGGCTTTACCGGTCTGTTAGAAAAGATGATACTGCCAGGAGGAAAAAGAGCGGCGGCTGACAGGATAGGGAGGTGCAGCCGCCGCAAAGAACACGCTGAAGATAAAATGGATCTTGCCTGATCCGTTCCATCGGCTATATATATCAGAAAGTTTATCAGAAGGGACGAGGCACCCGGTCTACTTAATTTTCCCGGCTACAGTCCTGTCCCTTGATGAGCGAATAAAGGCAGCACTTATTCCAATCCACAATGTAGCTCATGCCGTAGATAAGCTCGACAACATTGCAGCCGCATTGACCGATGTTTGAGCAGACCACAGGCTCGCGGTGAACAGTATGCCTGTTCCCATTAAGCTGAACAAATACGTGCTGTTTGGTCAGGGGACAGTCGTATTCCTTGCTGTTTACAGGCCGGAGGTGCTGTTGTTTCCTGCGCATTGTACTGGCTCCTATGGATTGAATAGATTGAATAAGGGGAATAAAGGGAGTTGCTTGCCATCCTTTCTTGTGATCTCTTAAATTGTACGGTAACAAGTAACAGGTTAATACAAGATGAACAGAACATTACCGGAACATTAAATAAGGCTACTGGCAGAGAATGCCCTTTGTCTCTGTCATCCGGTGGCAATAAAATTTCCCTGCAAAAAAGATATACCCCTTCATCTTCTGTTCATATTCCCTTTGGTACTGTGAAAGTAAGGATGATAGACAGCAATATTGCTGAACAACACAGACGCAAAGGGAAGGAGAAATGTCATGAAAAAGGGTATGATCGCATTGTTCGGAGCTCTGTTTTTGGTAGTCACTTTTGCTGGCGCAGGAATGGCAAGTGGTGATAGAGATGATGACCGTTACGAGCGGGGAGAACGCTACGAACGGGAAAATGAGCGCTACGAGGAACGCGGTGAACGCTATGAGCGCGATGATGACCGTCATGATGAGCGTCATGATGAGCGTCGTGAAGAACGCTATGAGCGGAGAGATGATCGGGATGATGATCGCTATGAGCGTGGAGAACGCTACGAACGCGAAGGTGAGCGTGGTGAGTACCGGGAACGGGGAGAAGACCGGGATTAGAACCTGTTTACTCTCTTAACTTTCTAACCAATGCGAGGCCGGACATCCTGTCTGATCAGGGCAGGGTGTCATGAGGGGAGAGCATGAAAGTTCTTATTGTTGAGGATGAAAAGCGACTGGCAACACTGTTGAAAAAAGGGCTTGAAGAGCATGCCTATGCGGTTGACCTCTGTTTTGACGGCGAAGAGGGATTGTATATGGCTGAGACCTACCCTTATGACGCAGTGCTGCTTGATGTCATGCTGCCGAAAATGGATGGCTTTACAGTGCTTGAGACCTTGCGCACGCAGGGGATTGATGTGCCTGTGCTCATGCTCACGGCCCGCTCCGAGGTGGAGAGTCGGGTGAAGGGGCTTAATCGGGGGGCGGATGATTATATCCCTAAACCCTTTGATTTTGCCGAGCTCCTGGCCCGATTAACCGCAGTCATCAGAAGAAATAAGGGCCAGCCCGCTTCCACTGTGCAGGTGGCGGATCTCTGCCTTGATCTGAATGCCAAAACAGCCTCCAGAGCTGAAAAGGAAATAACGCTTTCTGCCAAGGAATATGCGGTGCTGGAATATCTGGTGCTGAATAAGGGCCGGGTTATCAGCAGGACCGAGTTTTCCGAGCATGTCTATGACGGGGACTTTGATCTGGACAGCAATATTATCGATGTCTACATCAATAAGCTCCGCAACAAGGTGGATAAGGGTTTTGAGCAGAAGTTAATCCTGACCAAGCGGGGCGTAGGGTATTATATTCCAAAGGAGGAGTAGGAGTGAGTCTGAGTGGTTCAATACGGGGGAGGTTGCTGCTCTGGATTTTTCTTGCAGGTTCATGCATGGTTCTTCTGCTTGATTTTGTCCTGCTGCATAGGGTTCAGGAGGGTGCTTTTCAGTCGATTGATAATATACTGCACTCCAAGTTGCAGCTCATGAAGGGGCTCATTCATGCGCATGGGGATTATGTTGAGGTCGAACTTGCTGAAGTTGCCCGAGGAGAATACTCCTTGCCCAATTCAGGTCATTATTATCAGGTTTTTATCCAGGATGAGCTGTACATGAGCTCGCCCTCGCTGCAACCTCGCCAGTTCAATCTGATATCTGATAGACCGGAATCCCATAATGAGGAAGCTGGGGAGTGGGTGTACCGAACAAGCGGCCCCAATAATGAACCCTTGCTTGTTCTGAGAAATGATTTTGACATCAAGGGGAAGGTGGTTTCTGTGCGGATTGCGGAGTCCCTGGTTGAAACCCTGAACATGCTTTCCAGCGTGGAACGTTTTTTTTGCGTGCTTACACCATTTTTCTTTTTTCTGACTGGCGTTGTCGGGTACTTTGTATCATCACATGCCCTGCGTCCCTTAACTACCTTCGGTGATGCCCTGGAGCAGATAACCCACAAAAACCTGAACGAGCGGATCGGGCCTAACGGATTTGCCAGTGAGCTGCATATTTTTGCTGAACGTTTTAATTCCCTGCTGGAGCGTCTGCAAACCGCCTTTGAGGCGGAAAAAGAGCTGATCGCCAATGCTGCCCATGAGCTCAAAACGCCGCTGGCCGTTATTCGGGCAGAATGTGATATAACCCTGATGAAGGAGCGGTCAGTGGAGGAATATGCCGAGAGTCTGCGAGAGGTTAAGACTGTTTCAGACACCATGCTACGGCAGGTGAATGGCATGCTGACCCTGGCCCGGCTTGATGCGGGGATATTGTCCACTAGCTTTCAGCCGATTACGATTAATCATTGCCTTGATAATGCGGTGCGGCTTGTTGCTCCTCTGGCTAAGGAACACCAGGTAGGGATTCGTCGCGAGGAAAAGGCAGAGGTTACGGTCCTGGGAGATAAGGAGGCCCTGACAGAGGCGTTGTCCAACCTGCTTGAAAACGCGGTGTACTATAATCGCCCGGAGGGCTCTATATCTGTGCTTCTACAGCTTCAGGGAGAGGGAAAGCAGGTCATGCTCAGTATTGAGGATACCGGCATAGGTATTCCTGAAGAGGAGCTTGAACAGGTTTTTCAGAAATTCTATCGCTCAGAAAACGTACAAACGATTAAAGGGACTGGGCTTGGTTTAAGTATTACCAGGGCAATCGTTCTGGGGCATCAGGGCGATATCCAGGTTCGCAATGTAAAAACCGGAGGGGTCTGTTTCACCATAAACCTGCCTCTGTACGCATCCGGGCAGAGACCTGGGCAGAAGAATGACTCCCTGGACGCTGCACCAGTTTGATCATCTGGGTGCAGAAAAACAAAAAACATATTGAAGATAGGGAAATATCGCTAGTCAACAGGTCGCCTCTCCGGGGGTGATGTTTTACAAAGAATAAAAAAAGGAGATCCAATGAAAATCAGGAAATTGCATCGCTTGACCGCTATCACCTTTTCCCCGTTCCTTATCCTGTTTGCTCTCTCTGGCAGTACTATGCTGTTTAGAAAGACAGGGATTTACAGCAAGGAGGTAAAGAAGGTTATAGAGTCTATTCACACATGGGAAATTATTGCTCCCTATATCGGTATAATCGGAGGGCTGGGTCTGCTCACGGTGACTATAACCGGTATTATTATCTTCTTTAAACGAACCGCATAACCCCTTCCTTCTCTTTCCAGAAGAAAAGAAAAGGCGCATGCTTCTGCGTGCGCCTTTCCCTCAGCCTTTCTTTTTCTGCCTGATTCTTTTTATTCGTGAAGCGGGCTGATCTTGTCATCATATCGCTCAAGTAATTTGTTTAAACAAGAGTCTTGAGGAAGCGCATCGTGCAGGCTCATAGCACAGACTATGAAAAGAATCGGAATAAATGCTGTCATTGTTCCGGTTAAAAGCATGTGCCATGAAGCGTGTAAGGAAAACTCCTTCCTGCAGAAACAACTTACCAAGCAGCTACTGAGGAATCCTCC contains:
- a CDS encoding ISKra4 family transposase; the protein is MTRIETAVGEFAMLDEITKSIFENKSEILGAIALEIARKKHRHLFEQVYIDCPKCSHRLKTRGDKSRKVETAIGSFELLRPYFYCSDCHYGFYPVDRALGLSTDTKQFDVQDIEAWLASELPFETAEEAYKRCTGNIAGKHHIHEVTQAVTENLDVLDVCPSRDELLMRLESFAADKFRRPVLMLALDGAHVPLRPEPSPRSGKRGKGNWKESKGFRFYFVDSERIIHLISWHQVQSDKELANALQAIKDADFFPEERVRLCVIGDGAPWIWNRIKELYPDAKEILDYYHCAEHLHELAHAQYGKGSVKAREWVEATLVRLFHNQVKAVMNGLKRMKAKTDDAAEKITSLRNYLFEHRKRVNYGAARRGGYRIGSGAIESANKFIGHVRLKRSGAWWYRSFANNILKLRCAKYNGTYDRIIEKYKERKRAEIYPPLTSF
- a CDS encoding response regulator transcription factor, translated to MKVLIVEDEKRLATLLKKGLEEHAYAVDLCFDGEEGLYMAETYPYDAVLLDVMLPKMDGFTVLETLRTQGIDVPVLMLTARSEVESRVKGLNRGADDYIPKPFDFAELLARLTAVIRRNKGQPASTVQVADLCLDLNAKTASRAEKEITLSAKEYAVLEYLVLNKGRVISRTEFSEHVYDGDFDLDSNIIDVYINKLRNKVDKGFEQKLILTKRGVGYYIPKEE
- a CDS encoding HAMP domain-containing sensor histidine kinase, whose translation is MSLSGSIRGRLLLWIFLAGSCMVLLLDFVLLHRVQEGAFQSIDNILHSKLQLMKGLIHAHGDYVEVELAEVARGEYSLPNSGHYYQVFIQDELYMSSPSLQPRQFNLISDRPESHNEEAGEWVYRTSGPNNEPLLVLRNDFDIKGKVVSVRIAESLVETLNMLSSVERFFCVLTPFFFFLTGVVGYFVSSHALRPLTTFGDALEQITHKNLNERIGPNGFASELHIFAERFNSLLERLQTAFEAEKELIANAAHELKTPLAVIRAECDITLMKERSVEEYAESLREVKTVSDTMLRQVNGMLTLARLDAGILSTSFQPITINHCLDNAVRLVAPLAKEHQVGIRREEKAEVTVLGDKEALTEALSNLLENAVYYNRPEGSISVLLQLQGEGKQVMLSIEDTGIGIPEEELEQVFQKFYRSENVQTIKGTGLGLSITRAIVLGHQGDIQVRNVKTGGVCFTINLPLYASGQRPGQKNDSLDAAPV